A window of Campylobacter ureolyticus contains these coding sequences:
- a CDS encoding phosphoribosylanthranilate isomerase produces MKKIEVKICGIKSLEEAKSIINLDIDYLGVIFAQSIRKVSLKTATEISNFVKNSGKKCVGVFANSKEDEILNNSLKAKLYAAQIYGDYSLNLYKNLNKNNIKVWKVFNVLDVLPNLKNSKFDLALFDYKGKKLGGNGVNFCWEILKNLEPFSFIMAGGICANNVLEAAKYNPKILDINSLVEDKNGIKDPKLIMEILKILKENEYK; encoded by the coding sequence GTGAAAAAAATAGAGGTTAAAATTTGTGGTATTAAAAGCCTTGAGGAGGCAAAAAGCATTATAAATTTAGATATTGATTATTTAGGTGTTATTTTTGCCCAATCAATTAGAAAAGTTAGTCTTAAAACAGCTACTGAAATTTCAAACTTTGTAAAAAATAGTGGTAAAAAATGTGTTGGGGTTTTTGCAAATTCAAAAGAAGATGAAATTTTAAACAACTCATTAAAAGCAAAACTTTATGCTGCTCAAATTTACGGGGATTATAGTTTAAACTTATATAAAAATTTGAATAAAAACAATATAAAAGTTTGGAAAGTTTTTAACGTTCTAGATGTTTTACCGAATTTAAAAAATTCTAAATTCGATTTAGCATTATTTGATTACAAAGGAAAAAAACTTGGTGGAAATGGAGTCAATTTTTGTTGGGAAATTTTAAAAAACCTAGAACCATTTAGCTTTATTATGGCTGGAGGAATATGCGCTAATAATGTCTTAGAAGCTGCAAAGTATAATCCAAAAATTTTAGATATAAATAGCCTTGTTGAAGATAAAAACGGTATCAAAGATCCTAAATTAATAATGGAAATTTTAAAAATTTTGAAAGAAAACGAATATAAATAG
- a CDS encoding sulfite exporter TauE/SafE family protein, whose translation MESLFDIFIFLVFGTVVGIISGFFGIGGGSVVVPTMIFMGYSIKTAVGVSVVQMLFSSIFGSYFNYKAGKLRINEGIFVSFGGFIGAIFSGFIVSNVSEIALEIFLSFVLLVSILKFFFSTEQAKKEIDSKPLLFLLGLFIGAFAVSTGVGGAVFLTPILVGFMGFDIKKAISMGLFFVIFSSISGFVSMSLNGLVNFKYGIMLGFGSLLGVYFGIKLSHRVNKKLQKNLLLALYLLMLLFMLKKIFVL comes from the coding sequence ATGGAAAGCTTATTTGATATTTTTATATTTTTGGTCTTTGGAACTGTTGTTGGTATAATTTCAGGTTTTTTTGGCATAGGGGGTGGAAGTGTTGTTGTGCCAACTATGATTTTTATGGGATATAGTATAAAAACTGCAGTTGGAGTTTCAGTTGTTCAGATGCTTTTTAGCTCTATTTTTGGCTCATATTTTAATTATAAAGCTGGAAAACTTAGGATAAATGAGGGAATTTTTGTTAGTTTTGGAGGGTTTATAGGAGCTATTTTTAGTGGATTTATCGTATCAAATGTCAGTGAAATAGCTTTAGAAATTTTTCTATCATTTGTGCTTTTAGTTTCAATTTTAAAATTTTTCTTTTCTACTGAGCAGGCTAAAAAAGAGATTGATTCAAAACCACTTTTGTTTTTATTAGGGCTTTTTATAGGAGCTTTTGCAGTTAGCACTGGTGTTGGTGGAGCTGTTTTTTTAACACCTATTTTAGTAGGATTTATGGGATTTGATATAAAAAAAGCTATTTCGATGGGGTTATTTTTTGTAATATTTTCTTCTATATCGGGATTTGTGAGCATGTCATTAAATGGGCTTGTGAATTTTAAATACGGAATTATGCTAGGATTTGGATCGCTTTTGGGTGTTTATTTTGGTATAAAGTTAAGCCATAGGGTAAATAAAAAATTACAAAAAAACCTTCTTTTAGCCCTATATTTATTAATGCTTTTATTTATGCTTAAAAAAATTTTTGTGTTATAA
- the trpB gene encoding tryptophan synthase subunit beta produces MNKKAYFGDFGGQFIPETAMFAVEELESAYKKIAKSKEFKDELNYLLKEYVGRPTPLYHAKNLSKYYGHEIYLKREDLNHTGAHKINNALGQTLLAKKMGKKKVIAETGAGQHGVATATAAALLGLECDVYMGEVDAQRQELNKFRMKLLGANVVEIKDGLKTLKEATTAAIQAWVNEIESVFYVIGSVVGPHPYPTMVRDFQSIIGNETKFQLKEKGINADYIIACVGGGSNAMGIFSAFLDDKNINLIGVEAGGLGASTPYNAATLTNGKEGIIHGMKTIVLQDKFGRILPVHSISAGLDYPGVGPEHSNLFKTKRANYYAVTDDECINALKLLSQKEGIIPAIESAHALAYLEKLCPKLSKKSTIVVNVSGRGDKDMDTVMNYKKGKIYG; encoded by the coding sequence ATGAATAAAAAAGCATATTTTGGTGATTTTGGTGGTCAATTTATTCCAGAAACCGCAATGTTTGCAGTTGAAGAACTTGAAAGTGCATATAAAAAAATAGCAAAATCAAAAGAGTTTAAAGATGAGCTTAATTATCTTTTAAAAGAGTATGTTGGACGCCCAACTCCTTTGTATCATGCCAAAAATTTAAGTAAATACTATGGGCATGAAATTTACTTAAAAAGAGAAGATTTAAATCATACAGGAGCACATAAAATAAACAACGCCCTAGGCCAAACTTTACTAGCAAAAAAAATGGGTAAAAAGAAAGTGATTGCTGAAACAGGAGCTGGACAGCACGGAGTAGCCACAGCTACAGCTGCAGCACTTTTAGGACTTGAGTGTGATGTTTATATGGGTGAAGTCGATGCTCAAAGACAAGAGCTTAATAAATTTCGAATGAAACTTCTAGGTGCTAATGTAGTCGAAATAAAAGATGGTTTAAAAACATTAAAAGAAGCTACCACAGCAGCAATCCAAGCATGGGTTAATGAAATAGAAAGTGTTTTTTATGTAATTGGCTCAGTTGTTGGACCACATCCATATCCTACCATGGTAAGAGATTTTCAAAGCATAATTGGAAATGAAACAAAATTCCAACTAAAAGAAAAAGGTATAAATGCTGATTATATAATCGCTTGTGTTGGCGGCGGAAGCAATGCAATGGGAATATTTTCAGCTTTTTTGGATGATAAAAATATAAACTTAATAGGTGTTGAAGCAGGTGGTCTTGGAGCAAGTACACCATACAACGCAGCAACTCTTACAAATGGAAAAGAAGGAATAATACATGGCATGAAAACTATTGTTTTACAGGATAAATTTGGTAGAATTTTACCTGTGCATAGTATTTCTGCAGGACTTGATTATCCTGGTGTTGGACCAGAACATTCAAATCTATTTAAAACAAAAAGAGCAAATTATTATGCAGTAACTGATGATGAATGCATAAATGCTTTAAAACTTTTATCGCAAAAAGAAGGAATTATACCAGCTATTGAAAGTGCTCATGCCCTAGCATACTTAGAAAAACTTTGTCCTAAACTAAGTAAAAAATCAACAATAGTTGTAAATGTTTCAGGTAGAGGCGATAAAGATATGGATACTGTAATGAACTATAAAAAAGGAAAAATTTATGGATAA